GCGAGCTGGCTGCGCCGCTCCTCCGGCAGATGCAGGACGATGATGATCGGCAGACCGAACCCCGAGCGCAGCGAACCGAGCATGGTCAGCAAAGCCTCGACCCCACCGGCGGAAGCGCCGACCACAATCGCCTCGACCCGAGGCAAATCCGCTGCACTGTTCATGATTTGCGGTAGATCCGTTCTTGTTTCACCAAGGGCTCGAACTGGTTGGCGTAACCGGAAAAATCCAGGGTTTCCTTGCTGCCCAGCACCAGAAAGCCACGGTGACACAAGGACTCATGGAACAATCCAAACGCTCGATCCTGTAATTTTTTATTGAAATAAATCAATACGTTACGACATGAAATTAATTGAGTTTCGGAGAATACGCTATCCGTCGCCAGGCTGTGATCGGCAAACGTCACGTTGTCGCACAGGCTCTTGTCGAAAATCGCGTAGCCATACGCAGCAGTGTAGTAGTCGGCGAACGAGCGCTGACCGCCGGCCTGCTGATAGTTGGCGGTGTAGGCCCGCACGTTTTCCATCGAAAAGATCCCCTGCTTGGCCTTGTCCAGCGAGCGCGGGTTGATGTCGGTAGCGTAAATGATCGTACGATCGAGCAGACCTTCTTCGCGCAGCAGGATCGCCATTGAATAGACCTCCTCACCGGTGCTGCACCCGGCGATCCAGATCTTGATCGACGGATAAGTCTTGAGCAACGGCACCACTTCCTGACGGATTGCCAGGAAGTGCGACGGATCACGGAACATCTCGCTGACCGGAATCGTCAGCAATTGCAGCAACTGCATGAACGCCGTCGGGTCGTGCAGGACTTTCTCCTGCAAAGCCGAGATGGTCGCGCATTCGAACTGGCTCAATGCATGCTGAACCCGGCGCTTGATCGACGCGCCGGAATAGTCACGAAAGTCATAGCTGTACTTGAGGTAGATGGCCTCGATCAGCAAGCGCAATTCGATTTCGCTGTTTCGTTCCACGGAATGACTACGTTCCACTAAATGCGTTCCATCTTCGGCAACCACACGCGAATCAGCGAGAACAGGCGATCCAGGTCGATGGGCTTGGCCAGGTAATCGTTGGCGCCCGCCTGCAGGCAGCGCTCCTGATCGTCCTTCATGGCCTTGGCCGTTACCGCGATGATCGGCAGCTTGCGCCAGCGCGGATCCTTGCGGATCTCCATGGTGGCTTCAAAGCCGTCCATTTCCGGCATCATCACGTCCATCAGCACCAGGTCGATGTCCTCGACTTCATTCAATTTTTCAATCGCTTCACGACCGTTACGACCGATCACCACGACTGCACCCTTGGTTTCCAACGCGCTGGTCAGGGCAAAGATGTTACGTACATCGTCGTCCACCAGCAGCACTTTACGACCCTCGAAGACTTTGTCGCGGCTGCGCGCGGTCTTGAGCATCTTCTGCCGTTCATGGGACAACTGCGATTCGACTTTGTGCAGAAAGAGTGTGACCTCGTCCAGCAGACGCTCTGGCGAGCGGGCGCCCTTGATGATGATCGAACGCGAATACTTGCGCAGATCGGCCTCTTCATCGCGGGTCAGGTTGCGCCCGGTGTAGACGATGACCGGCGGGAACGAGCAGATGTCTTCGGTAGACATGCGCTTGAGCAGATCGTTGCCGAGCATGTCCGGCAGTTTCAGGTCGATGACCATGCAATCGAAGATCGTCGTGCGCAGCAGCTCCAGCGCGTCTTGCGCCAGGCCGACGGCGGTGATTTCAATGTCATCATCGCCGATCAACCGAGCAATGCTTTCGCGTTGCAGATCATCGTCCTCGACCAGCAGCACGCGTTTGACCTTCTGGGTGAGCTTGGCTTCAAGGCGCGCGAACACGTCCTTGAGCTCTTCGCGGGTGGTCGGTTTGACCGCATAACCGATGGCCCCCATGTGCATGGCCGCTTCGACGCGGTCTTCCACGGAAATCACGTGTACCGGGATGTGCCGGGTTTCGGCATGCTCT
The sequence above is a segment of the Pseudomonas sp. HS6 genome. Coding sequences within it:
- a CDS encoding protein-glutamate O-methyltransferase CheR, with amino-acid sequence MERSHSVERNSEIELRLLIEAIYLKYSYDFRDYSGASIKRRVQHALSQFECATISALQEKVLHDPTAFMQLLQLLTIPVSEMFRDPSHFLAIRQEVVPLLKTYPSIKIWIAGCSTGEEVYSMAILLREEGLLDRTIIYATDINPRSLDKAKQGIFSMENVRAYTANYQQAGGQRSFADYYTAAYGYAIFDKSLCDNVTFADHSLATDSVFSETQLISCRNVLIYFNKKLQDRAFGLFHESLCHRGFLVLGSKETLDFSGYANQFEPLVKQERIYRKS